From one Humulus lupulus chromosome 8, drHumLupu1.1, whole genome shotgun sequence genomic stretch:
- the LOC133798002 gene encoding 21 kDa protein-like, with the protein MESSSSKHHSAIFLLTTLISISSYTYSSSAARYPTTSKINTEFIRTSCLATTYPRLCYSSLLSHANSIQASPQLIASTALDVTLSSAKTTSTMMLNLSLSHGLKLKEVAAMKDCVEELSDSVDELQRSMGEMSNVAKENRDFKLMINDIQTWVSAALTDDTTCTDGFEGNDMSGNLKTIVRSGIVNVAHLTSNALALINKFALIHG; encoded by the coding sequence atggaatccTCATCTTCTAAACACCACTCGGCCATATTCCTTCTCACTACACTAATTTCCATTTCTTCGTACACATACTCAAGCTCCGCAGCTAGATACCCCACCACATCGAAAATAAACACCGAATTCATTAGAACTTCTTGTCTTGCCACAACCTATCCCAGACTTTGCTACAGCTCTCTCTTAAGCCACGCAAACTCAATCCAAGCAAGCCCTCAACTTATTGCTAGTACGGCCCTCGACGTGACGCTGTCCTCGGCCAAAACGACATCAACCATGATGCTAAACCTGTCGTTGAGCCACGGCTTGAAGCTGAAAGAGGTCGCTGCCATGAAGGACTGCGTTGAAGAACTGAGTGACTCGGTGGATGAGCTGCAAAGGTCTATGGGAGAGATGAGCAACGTGGCAAAGGAAAACCGTGACTTTAAGCTCATGATAAACGACATTCAAACTTGGGTTAGTGCTGCTTTGACGGATGATACTACGTGCACTGACGGGTTTGAAGGAAACGACATGAGTGGGAATTTGAAGACCATCGTCAGAAGCGGCATTGTGAATGTTGCCCATTTGACTAGCAATGCTTTGGCTTTGATTAACAAGTTTGCGTTGATTCATGGGTAA